A stretch of the Agrobacterium vitis genome encodes the following:
- the repB gene encoding plasmid partitioning protein RepB: MARENPFAKLDMASIASNQTPTKPGYGMTGAAKTVVRSIEDLAENTKKLMEGEVIVDLDPRLIDVSFVADRLSDDGEEYQELKQAIKTSGQTTPILVRPSQADSQRFMVIFGHRRLKVAKELGIPVKAVVKKLDDITSAIAQGQENSARSNLSFIERAYFAQNLLASGMTKDVVRSSLAIDEAMLSKMLGVVEAVPASVLKVLGASKKIGRDKWLSLRQLVLAPALLKVATEHVGTAEFAELTEDKRFDELHDYLKRYRVKSAAKKPKATASGKVWTSSDTSLDFVMNAKPKKVAIELSNVEAKPFSEWLSAHMDRLYTEYRGSKQENNGE; encoded by the coding sequence GTGGCGCGTGAGAATCCTTTTGCGAAACTTGACATGGCTTCCATCGCTTCTAACCAGACACCGACAAAGCCTGGTTACGGCATGACGGGGGCAGCAAAGACTGTCGTTCGCTCCATCGAGGACTTGGCCGAGAACACCAAGAAGCTGATGGAAGGCGAGGTGATTGTGGATCTGGATCCGCGGTTGATTGACGTTTCGTTTGTCGCCGATCGCCTTTCCGACGATGGCGAGGAGTACCAGGAGCTAAAGCAGGCGATCAAGACATCCGGCCAGACAACGCCCATTCTGGTTCGACCCAGTCAGGCAGATAGCCAGCGGTTCATGGTGATCTTTGGTCACCGCCGTCTCAAAGTCGCCAAAGAACTTGGTATTCCGGTCAAGGCAGTAGTCAAGAAACTGGATGACATCACGTCAGCAATCGCCCAAGGGCAAGAAAATTCCGCCCGTTCAAATCTATCGTTCATCGAGCGCGCGTACTTCGCACAGAATCTACTCGCGTCCGGAATGACGAAGGATGTGGTTCGATCGTCGCTGGCGATCGACGAGGCGATGCTCTCTAAGATGCTTGGTGTCGTGGAGGCAGTTCCGGCCTCGGTTCTCAAGGTGCTCGGAGCATCCAAGAAGATCGGACGCGACAAGTGGCTGAGCCTTCGTCAATTGGTTCTCGCCCCTGCCCTCTTGAAGGTAGCTACGGAACACGTGGGAACCGCGGAGTTCGCTGAACTGACAGAAGACAAGCGGTTCGATGAACTTCATGACTACCTGAAGCGCTACAGGGTCAAATCAGCTGCAAAAAAGCCCAAGGCCACCGCGTCCGGGAAGGTTTGGACGTCGAGCGATACTTCACTGGATTTCGTGATGAACGCCAAACCAAAGAAGGTTGCGATCGAGCTTTCGAATGTCGAAGCGAAGCCCTTCAGCGAATGGCTTTCAGCCCACATGGACCGTCTGTACACCGAGTACAGAGGATCGAAGCAGGAAAACAACGGAGAATAA
- the repC gene encoding plasmid replication protein RepC, producing MQTGHVTTPFGRRPATLALVKGQLAIAASTPGTRVEKWKVFRDVCESRERFGLQDRALAVLDALLTFYPDAQLDAENGLVVFPSNAQLSVRAHGITESTLRRQLRALVDAGLIQRRDSPNGKRYAHRSRDGEIEQAYGFDLSPLLARAAELALLAQDVAAERMRFRRAKEALTICRRDVRKLITAAIEEGAPGNWEHVETMYIGILERHPRYPDRNQVEAALDEMELLRSEVLNLLKRLSETKNIHGNAIPNNRHIQNSNTESINEFEPSSEKEQGENLPEGPRTKNAVQAKAKVDSIKSFPLGMVLRACPQIIDYGPAVGISHWRELMAAAVVVRSMLGVSPSAYEEACNAMGPENAAVAMACILERSNLINSHGGYLRDLTKRTVRGEFSLGPVLMALLKAHGGEGRRAG from the coding sequence ATGCAAACGGGACATGTAACGACGCCCTTTGGGCGGCGGCCGGCGACGCTTGCCTTGGTGAAAGGGCAATTGGCGATCGCGGCTTCCACACCAGGCACGCGTGTCGAGAAGTGGAAGGTGTTTCGCGATGTGTGCGAGTCGAGGGAGCGCTTTGGTTTGCAAGACAGAGCGCTCGCCGTTCTCGATGCCCTATTGACGTTCTACCCCGATGCGCAGCTCGATGCTGAAAACGGGCTTGTTGTATTTCCATCCAATGCGCAGCTGTCCGTCCGCGCTCATGGGATCACGGAAAGTACACTGCGCCGTCAGCTCCGCGCACTCGTGGATGCGGGACTTATCCAGCGTCGTGATAGTCCGAACGGGAAGCGATACGCACATCGCAGTCGAGACGGTGAGATCGAGCAGGCTTACGGCTTCGATCTGAGCCCGCTGCTTGCCCGTGCCGCCGAGCTTGCCTTGCTGGCTCAAGACGTGGCCGCGGAACGTATGCGCTTTCGCCGGGCGAAGGAAGCACTCACGATTTGCCGCCGAGATGTCCGCAAGCTGATAACAGCTGCGATTGAGGAAGGCGCCCCCGGCAATTGGGAGCATGTCGAAACGATGTATATTGGAATTCTGGAGCGGCATCCTCGCTATCCGGACAGAAACCAAGTCGAAGCCGCACTCGATGAGATGGAGCTCTTGCGTTCTGAGGTACTCAACCTTCTGAAAAGGCTATCGGAAACCAAAAATATACACGGCAATGCCATCCCAAATAACCGTCACATACAGAATTCAAATACCGAATCTATAAATGAATTTGAACCTAGCTCCGAAAAAGAGCAGGGCGAAAACTTGCCGGAAGGACCTCGGACAAAGAACGCGGTGCAAGCAAAGGCTAAGGTTGATTCGATCAAGTCATTTCCGCTTGGTATGGTTCTTCGGGCCTGCCCGCAGATAATCGACTATGGACCCGCAGTCGGAATTTCGCATTGGCGAGAGTTGATGGCGGCGGCTGTTGTTGTCCGTTCAATGCTTGGGGTCAGCCCATCCGCCTACGAGGAGGCTTGCAATGCAATGGGCCCCGAAAATGCGGCGGTGGCGATGGCGTGCATTCTAGAACGATCGAACTTAATCAATAGTCATGGCGGCTATCTTCGTGATCTTACGAAACGCACAGTACGGGGCGAATTCTCGCTTGGGCCGGTGTTGATGGCACTACTGAAAGCACACGGCGGAGAGGGGCGGCGTGCTGGTTAA